A single window of Archangium gephyra DNA harbors:
- a CDS encoding amidohydrolase family protein, with translation MNRLSLRCLALVLTSALPLSARAQAPAPKPTPAAQPAKDAGKPEEKKPEEKWDVNAPGFPATQVDLDVTEGTWMSLDVSPKGDELVFDLLGDLYTLPIGGGEAKALTRGVAWDMQPRYSPDGKSIAFTSDRGGGDNLWVVKRDGSEPTAVTQEKFRLLNSPAWSPDGQYLIARKHFTSRRSLGAGEIWMYHRSGGEGVQLTERPNDQKDVGEPAFSPDGRYVYYSQDITPGKVFEYNKDPNGEIYVIQRLDLDTRETERFITGPGGSIRPTPSPDGKSLAFVRRVRGKSTLYVADLASGAERPLFDGLERDMQETWAIHGVYPVMAWTPDNKSLVFWAGGKLHRIEVATKKVTPIPFRVRGTRTIHEALRFPQAVAPEKFNVKMLRWVQVSPKGDKVVFQALGHLYVRDLPNGTPRRLTKQTDHTELYPSFSRDGKSLVYTTWDDEKLGTVRVVPVTGGEGKVLSTKPGHYVEPALSPDGRFLVYRAVGGGHLRTALYGREQGLFVMPAAGGTAKRLVKDGARPHFGAGSERVFFLTVEQREKDDERALKSIRLDGTEPRTHLTSDEATEYQVSPDERWLAFRENFNAFIMPLPRGAKGAVASPEGKALPVAKVSRDAGEWLHWSGDGKRLHWSLGPELYTRELKDSFRFQEGAPEKLPEVPEKGLDLGFQAKTDVPEGTVVLVGGRIITMKGDEVLEDGVVVVKGSRIVAVGPRGKVAVPAGARVVDVSGKTLMPGLVDAHWHGAMADEGMLPEQNWKLLSSLAFGVTTVHDPSNDAGAIFATSELVKSGAMVGPRVFSTGNILYGASGANRVPIETLEDARSHLRRLKAVGAFSVKSYNQPRRDQRQKVLQAARELQMMVVPEGGSLFQHNMTMVVDGHTGIEHSLPVEKAYADVQQLWSRSGTGYTPTLIVAYGGVWGENYWYQKTNVWDDKRLLAFVPRRVVDERSRRPVMAPEDELNHFQTARVTKELNDKGVSVQLGAHGQREGLGAHWELWMFGQGGMKPLQALRAATLSGAHHLGLDGEIGSLEEGKLADLLVLDKNPLEDLRHSTSIQYTMVGGRLYDSLTLNEVGGSARKREPLFFEREGQEAWGPTTTVSTHQD, from the coding sequence GTGAACCGATTGAGCCTCCGTTGCCTCGCGCTCGTGCTGACGAGCGCGTTGCCCCTCTCCGCCCGCGCGCAGGCGCCGGCCCCCAAGCCCACCCCGGCCGCGCAGCCGGCGAAGGACGCGGGCAAGCCCGAGGAGAAGAAGCCCGAGGAGAAGTGGGACGTGAACGCGCCCGGCTTCCCCGCCACCCAGGTGGACCTCGACGTCACCGAGGGCACGTGGATGAGCCTGGACGTGAGCCCCAAGGGCGACGAGCTCGTCTTCGATCTGCTGGGTGACCTCTACACGCTGCCCATCGGCGGCGGCGAGGCGAAGGCGCTCACCCGTGGCGTCGCCTGGGACATGCAGCCGCGCTACAGCCCGGACGGCAAGTCCATCGCCTTCACGAGCGACCGCGGCGGCGGGGACAACCTCTGGGTGGTGAAGCGGGATGGCTCGGAGCCCACGGCGGTGACGCAGGAGAAGTTCCGCCTGCTCAACAGCCCTGCGTGGTCGCCGGACGGGCAGTACCTCATCGCGCGCAAGCACTTCACCTCGCGGCGCTCGCTGGGCGCGGGCGAAATCTGGATGTACCACCGCTCGGGCGGTGAAGGCGTGCAGCTCACCGAGCGGCCGAATGATCAGAAGGACGTGGGCGAGCCCGCGTTCTCTCCGGATGGGCGGTATGTCTATTACAGCCAGGACATCACGCCGGGGAAGGTGTTCGAGTACAACAAGGATCCGAACGGGGAAATCTACGTCATCCAGCGGCTGGACCTGGACACGCGGGAGACGGAGCGCTTCATCACGGGCCCGGGCGGCTCCATCCGTCCCACGCCGTCACCGGACGGCAAGTCGCTGGCCTTCGTCCGCCGGGTGCGCGGCAAGAGCACGCTCTACGTGGCGGACCTGGCGAGCGGCGCCGAGCGGCCCCTCTTCGATGGGCTCGAGCGGGACATGCAGGAGACGTGGGCCATCCACGGGGTGTACCCGGTGATGGCGTGGACGCCGGACAACAAGTCCCTGGTGTTCTGGGCGGGCGGCAAGCTGCATCGGATCGAGGTGGCGACGAAGAAGGTGACGCCGATTCCCTTCCGCGTGCGGGGCACCCGGACGATCCACGAGGCACTGCGCTTCCCGCAGGCGGTGGCGCCCGAGAAGTTCAACGTGAAGATGCTGCGCTGGGTGCAGGTGTCTCCCAAGGGGGACAAGGTGGTGTTCCAGGCGCTGGGGCACCTCTACGTGCGCGACCTGCCGAACGGCACGCCCAGGCGGCTGACGAAGCAGACGGATCACACGGAGCTGTACCCGTCGTTCTCGCGAGACGGAAAGAGCCTCGTCTACACGACGTGGGACGACGAGAAGCTGGGCACGGTGCGGGTGGTGCCGGTGACGGGCGGCGAGGGCAAGGTGCTGAGCACGAAGCCGGGGCACTACGTGGAGCCGGCGCTGTCTCCGGACGGGCGCTTCCTCGTGTACCGGGCGGTGGGCGGGGGCCACCTGCGCACGGCGTTGTACGGCCGGGAGCAGGGGCTGTTCGTGATGCCGGCGGCGGGAGGCACGGCGAAGCGGCTGGTGAAGGACGGTGCGCGGCCGCACTTCGGGGCGGGCTCGGAGCGGGTGTTCTTCCTGACGGTGGAGCAGCGGGAGAAGGACGACGAGCGGGCGCTGAAGAGCATCCGGCTGGACGGCACCGAGCCGCGCACGCACCTGACGAGCGACGAGGCGACGGAGTACCAGGTGTCACCGGACGAGCGGTGGCTGGCGTTCCGGGAGAACTTCAACGCGTTCATCATGCCGCTGCCGCGCGGGGCGAAGGGAGCGGTGGCGAGCCCCGAGGGCAAGGCGCTGCCGGTGGCGAAGGTGTCGCGGGACGCGGGCGAGTGGCTGCACTGGTCGGGGGATGGGAAGCGGCTGCACTGGTCGCTGGGGCCGGAGCTGTACACGCGCGAGCTGAAGGACAGCTTCCGTTTCCAGGAGGGCGCGCCGGAGAAGCTGCCGGAGGTGCCGGAGAAGGGATTGGACCTCGGCTTCCAGGCGAAGACGGACGTGCCGGAGGGGACGGTGGTGCTGGTGGGAGGCCGCATCATCACGATGAAGGGTGACGAGGTGTTGGAGGACGGCGTGGTGGTGGTGAAGGGCAGCCGCATCGTGGCGGTGGGCCCGAGGGGGAAGGTGGCGGTGCCGGCGGGGGCGCGGGTGGTGGACGTGAGCGGGAAGACGCTGATGCCGGGCCTCGTGGACGCGCACTGGCACGGGGCGATGGCGGACGAGGGCATGCTGCCGGAGCAGAACTGGAAGCTGCTGTCCTCGCTGGCGTTCGGGGTGACGACGGTGCACGACCCGTCGAACGACGCGGGCGCCATCTTCGCGACGAGCGAGCTGGTGAAGTCCGGGGCGATGGTGGGGCCGCGGGTGTTCTCGACGGGGAACATCCTGTACGGGGCGTCGGGGGCCAACCGGGTGCCGATCGAGACGTTGGAGGATGCGCGCTCGCACCTGAGGAGGCTGAAGGCGGTGGGGGCCTTCAGCGTGAAGAGCTACAACCAGCCGAGGCGGGACCAGCGGCAGAAGGTGCTGCAGGCGGCGCGCGAGCTGCAGATGATGGTGGTGCCGGAGGGAGGCTCGCTCTTTCAGCACAACATGACGATGGTGGTGGACGGGCACACGGGCATCGAGCACTCGCTGCCGGTGGAGAAGGCGTACGCGGACGTGCAGCAGCTGTGGAGCCGGAGCGGGACGGGCTACACGCCGACGCTGATCGTCGCGTACGGAGGCGTGTGGGGTGAGAACTACTGGTACCAGAAGACGAACGTCTGGGACGACAAGCGCCTGTTGGCGTTCGTGCCGAGGCGGGTGGTGGACGAGCGCAGCCGCCGGCCGGTGATGGCGCCGGAGGACGAGCTCAACCACTTCCAGACGGCCCGGGTGACGAAGGAGCTGAACGACAAGGGTGTGAGCGTGCAGCTGGGGGCGCACGGGCAGCGGGAGGGCCTGGGGGCGCACTGGGAGCTGTGGATGTTCGGGCAGGGAGGGATGAAGCCGCTGCAGGCGCTGAGGGCGGCGACGTTGTCGGGGGCGCACCACCTGGGGCTGGACGGGGAAATCGGCTCGCTGGAGGAGGGCAAGCTGGCGGACCTGCTGGTGCTGGACAAGAACCCGCTGGAGGACCTGCGCCACAGCACGAGCATCCAGTACACGATGGTGGGCGGACGGCTGTACGACTCGCTGACGTTGAACGAGGTGGGCGGGAGCGCACGCAAGCGCGAGCCGCTCTTCTTCGAGCGGGAGGGCCAGGAGGCGTGGGGCCCGACGACGACGGTGAGCACGCACCAGGACTGA
- a CDS encoding bestrophin family protein: MAAQQTHWAQRFWRDALAWHGTVTPLVMPRVLLFALYGLLVGLVHEVLDWEPLGSGPVQFTAAFLALLLVLRTNSGYERWWEARKLWGGIVNQSRNLAIAGLTYGSSDPEWRERFVRWTAAFCHVSRRSLRGERELPELRPLLRDDRAVERIARAQHMPTFVAQVIARLLREAVDHGEMDRVSFLAVERERAQLIDHVGGCERILKTPLPQVHTSKLRRFIVLYLIALPIAVVGTWWLPGLVTALVAYPLLAIDQIAVELENPFSPRNLSHLPLDPICDTIQGNLLALLEEEELTVSRPWRLEAEFSEPRHTEG, encoded by the coding sequence GTGGCCGCTCAGCAAACCCACTGGGCCCAGCGCTTCTGGCGGGACGCGCTCGCGTGGCATGGCACGGTGACACCGCTCGTGATGCCGCGGGTGCTCCTGTTCGCGCTCTACGGGCTGCTCGTCGGGCTCGTGCACGAGGTGCTCGACTGGGAGCCCCTGGGCAGTGGCCCCGTGCAGTTCACCGCCGCCTTCCTCGCACTGCTGCTCGTGCTGCGCACCAACAGCGGCTACGAGCGCTGGTGGGAGGCACGCAAGCTGTGGGGCGGCATCGTCAACCAGTCGCGCAACCTGGCCATCGCGGGGCTCACGTATGGCTCGAGCGACCCGGAGTGGCGCGAGCGCTTCGTGCGCTGGACGGCCGCCTTCTGCCACGTGTCCCGGCGCAGCCTGCGCGGCGAGCGCGAGCTGCCCGAGCTGCGTCCGCTGCTGCGGGATGACCGCGCGGTGGAGCGCATCGCCCGCGCGCAGCACATGCCCACGTTCGTCGCCCAGGTCATCGCCCGCCTGCTGCGCGAGGCCGTGGACCACGGGGAGATGGACCGCGTCAGCTTCCTCGCCGTCGAGCGCGAGCGCGCCCAGCTCATCGACCACGTGGGCGGCTGCGAGCGCATCCTCAAGACGCCCCTGCCCCAGGTCCACACCTCCAAGCTGCGGCGCTTCATCGTGCTCTACCTGATCGCCCTGCCCATCGCCGTCGTGGGCACCTGGTGGCTCCCCGGGCTCGTGACGGCGCTCGTCGCCTACCCGCTCCTCGCCATCGATCAGATCGCCGTCGAGCTGGAGAATCCCTTCTCCCCCAGGAACCTCAGCCACCTGCCGCTGGACCCCATCTGCGACACCATCCAGGGCAACCTGCTCGCCCTGCTCGAGGAAGAGGAACTCACGGTGTCACGGCCGTGGCGCCTGGAAGCGGAGTTCTCCGAGCCCCGGCACACGGAGGGGTGA
- a CDS encoding M20/M25/M40 family metallo-hydrolase, which produces MPSSLPLSAALLSLLTAAPKTPAPAPAAVTGPSPQVAERLIGAALTEGHAYARLAELTDGIGPRLSGTEGEKAAVQWAKRSFEADGVKVWLEPVKVPRWVRGEESGRVLGSERFREHPLALMALGGSVGTPAEGLTAEVIEVRSLEEVAALGEKVKGKVVLFNHSMAVAADYGKAAGLRTRGASVAAKAGAVGMLVRSLATATLRSPHTGAMRYDEDGPRIPAAAVSVEDAELLHRLLAGGPVKVELKLGCQTLPDVDSFNVVAEVPGREKPKEVVLLGAHLDSWDVGTGAHDDGAGVVMVMEAARLLGKLKPAPRRTVRVVLFANEENGLKGGRAYAEAHAGELANHVAALEMDSGGFKPLGVALRAGPGGAELVAPWLKPLEALGAGSILQGDAGGADISPLLPARVPFVGVRVDSSRYFDVHHSEADTLDKVDPKDLAQATAAVAWVGYVLAEVPGVLPRPEAPPAEAPKSPAATPKPSAP; this is translated from the coding sequence GTGCCCTCGTCCCTCCCGCTGTCCGCCGCGCTCCTGTCCCTGCTCACCGCCGCGCCCAAGACGCCGGCCCCGGCCCCGGCGGCCGTGACGGGCCCCTCGCCGCAGGTGGCGGAGCGGCTCATTGGCGCGGCGCTCACCGAGGGCCACGCGTACGCGCGGCTGGCGGAGCTGACGGATGGGATTGGGCCGCGGCTGTCGGGGACGGAGGGGGAGAAGGCGGCGGTGCAGTGGGCGAAGCGGAGCTTCGAGGCGGATGGGGTGAAGGTGTGGCTGGAGCCGGTGAAGGTGCCGCGCTGGGTGCGAGGGGAGGAGAGCGGGCGGGTGCTGGGCTCGGAGCGGTTCCGGGAGCACCCGCTGGCGCTGATGGCGCTGGGCGGGAGCGTGGGCACGCCGGCGGAGGGGCTGACGGCAGAGGTCATCGAGGTGCGCTCGCTGGAGGAGGTGGCGGCGCTGGGGGAGAAGGTGAAGGGGAAGGTGGTGCTCTTCAACCACTCGATGGCGGTGGCGGCGGACTACGGCAAGGCGGCGGGGCTGAGGACGCGAGGCGCGTCGGTGGCGGCGAAGGCGGGGGCGGTGGGGATGTTGGTGCGCTCGCTGGCCACGGCGACGCTGCGCTCACCGCACACGGGGGCGATGCGTTACGACGAGGACGGGCCGCGGATTCCGGCGGCGGCGGTGTCGGTGGAGGACGCGGAGCTGCTGCACCGGCTGTTGGCGGGAGGGCCGGTGAAGGTGGAGCTGAAGCTGGGGTGTCAGACGCTGCCGGACGTGGACTCCTTCAACGTGGTGGCGGAAGTGCCGGGCCGGGAGAAGCCCAAGGAGGTGGTGCTGCTGGGAGCGCACCTGGACTCATGGGACGTGGGGACGGGGGCGCACGATGACGGGGCGGGGGTGGTGATGGTGATGGAGGCGGCGAGGCTGCTGGGGAAGCTGAAGCCGGCGCCGAGGAGGACGGTGCGGGTGGTGCTGTTCGCGAACGAGGAGAACGGGCTGAAGGGCGGGCGGGCGTACGCGGAGGCGCATGCGGGGGAGCTGGCGAACCACGTGGCGGCGCTGGAGATGGACTCGGGAGGCTTCAAGCCGCTGGGAGTGGCGCTGCGCGCGGGCCCTGGAGGAGCGGAGCTGGTGGCCCCGTGGCTGAAGCCGCTGGAGGCGCTGGGGGCGGGGAGCATTTTGCAGGGGGACGCGGGAGGGGCGGACATTTCACCGCTGCTGCCGGCGCGGGTGCCGTTCGTGGGGGTGAGGGTGGACAGCAGCCGGTACTTCGACGTGCACCACTCGGAGGCGGACACGCTGGACAAGGTGGATCCGAAGGATCTGGCGCAGGCGACGGCGGCGGTGGCGTGGGTGGGCTACGTGCTGGCGGAGGTGCCGGGGGTGCTGCCGCGTCCCGAGGCCCCGCCGGCGGAGGCGCCGAAGTCGCCGGCCGCCACACCGAAGCCCTCGGCACCGTGA
- a CDS encoding SGNH/GDSL hydrolase family protein, with protein sequence MSRFRLSWLLPVLIMAGCEPFDPWFDFAPDDKRLQHVGRMDWSTENGPTYAHSGVTVRFRCNCTGVDVAFEDHGTGGDEHTNWVNVIVDGKTEAKVQLKRGRNLLRGARNLPRGEHLVELVKRTEPYAGKVTFLGVSLQGDLLDAPAWPEKRFEFIGDSITCGYGNEADIYAPTYTEPNTGYHSKNEDISQAYGSILGRRFNAEAVTTCISGTGVYRNLDGSTEGRAFPYLYTRIYPDEEKPLWNPAYYKPDVIVINLGNNDFNVLGEDKLPTAPDEEKFKDAYKTFVLQLREYYPDAKIICSVGPMMNDNYPAGRQHWTKMQEYVSEMVESVGDPEHVFYFAYTPIVGDPYGEDWHPTNESHAKMAEELAPFIESLGF encoded by the coding sequence ATGAGCCGCTTCCGTCTTTCCTGGCTGCTGCCCGTCCTCATCATGGCCGGCTGTGAGCCCTTCGATCCCTGGTTCGACTTCGCCCCCGATGACAAGCGGTTGCAGCACGTCGGCCGCATGGACTGGTCCACCGAGAATGGCCCCACGTATGCCCACTCGGGTGTCACCGTCCGCTTCCGGTGCAACTGCACCGGCGTGGACGTGGCCTTCGAGGACCATGGCACCGGCGGCGACGAGCACACCAACTGGGTCAACGTCATCGTCGACGGGAAGACCGAGGCCAAGGTGCAGCTCAAGCGCGGACGCAACCTGCTGCGCGGCGCCCGCAACCTCCCCCGGGGCGAGCACCTCGTGGAGCTCGTCAAGCGCACCGAACCCTATGCCGGAAAGGTCACCTTCCTCGGCGTGAGCCTCCAGGGCGACCTGTTGGATGCACCCGCCTGGCCCGAGAAGCGGTTCGAGTTCATCGGCGACTCCATCACCTGCGGCTACGGCAACGAGGCGGACATCTACGCCCCCACCTACACCGAGCCCAATACCGGCTACCACTCGAAGAACGAGGACATCTCCCAGGCCTACGGCTCGATCCTCGGCCGCCGGTTCAACGCCGAGGCCGTCACCACCTGCATCTCCGGCACCGGCGTCTACCGCAACCTCGATGGCTCCACGGAGGGCAGGGCCTTCCCCTACCTCTACACGCGCATCTACCCCGATGAGGAGAAGCCCCTCTGGAACCCCGCGTATTACAAGCCCGACGTCATCGTCATCAACCTGGGCAACAACGACTTCAACGTGCTCGGTGAGGACAAGCTCCCGACCGCCCCCGATGAAGAGAAGTTCAAGGACGCCTACAAGACCTTCGTCCTGCAGCTGCGCGAGTACTACCCGGACGCGAAGATCATCTGCTCCGTGGGGCCGATGATGAACGACAACTACCCGGCCGGCCGCCAGCACTGGACCAAGATGCAGGAGTACGTCAGCGAGATGGTCGAGTCCGTGGGAGACCCGGAGCACGTCTTCTACTTCGCCTATACCCCCATCGTCGGGGACCCCTACGGCGAGGACTGGCACCCCACCAACGAGTCCCACGCGAAGATGGCCGAGGAGCTCGCTCCGTTCATCGAGAGCCTCGGGTTCTGA
- a CDS encoding carbonic anhydrase translates to MTIAGIPPAPLPADQALQRLREGNRRFVQHIRIPDAAGERSALAAGQSPFASILSCSDSRVPSELVFDQGLGDLFVIRVAGNVVAPSLIGSVEFAAATFGTRLVVVMGHSRCGAIKATLDSIQHSVDSPSENIRDIVDRCRPAVESVVHAAGPNVDGQRLVHEAVRANVRQSCAHLRHGSRLLERLIQEEGLMVVGADYSLDTGEVDFFDGMPR, encoded by the coding sequence ATGACCATCGCAGGCATTCCCCCCGCTCCCCTGCCCGCCGATCAGGCGCTCCAGCGCCTGCGGGAGGGCAACCGCCGTTTCGTCCAGCACATCCGCATCCCGGACGCGGCGGGCGAGCGGTCCGCGCTGGCCGCCGGCCAGAGTCCGTTCGCCAGCATCCTGTCGTGCTCGGACTCGCGGGTGCCGTCCGAGCTCGTCTTCGATCAGGGGCTGGGGGACCTCTTCGTCATCCGCGTAGCGGGCAACGTGGTGGCGCCTTCGCTGATCGGGAGCGTGGAGTTCGCGGCGGCCACCTTCGGCACGCGCCTGGTGGTGGTGATGGGCCACTCGCGCTGCGGCGCCATCAAGGCGACGCTGGACTCCATCCAGCACAGCGTGGACTCGCCCTCGGAGAACATCCGCGACATCGTGGACCGGTGCCGGCCGGCGGTGGAGAGTGTGGTGCACGCGGCCGGTCCAAACGTGGACGGGCAGCGGCTGGTGCACGAGGCCGTGCGCGCCAACGTCCGGCAGTCCTGTGCCCACCTGCGCCACGGCAGCCGGCTGCTCGAGCGGCTCATCCAGGAAGAGGGATTGATGGTCGTCGGCGCCGACTACTCGCTGGACACCGGCGAGGTCGACTTCTTCGACGGCATGCCGCGGTAG
- a CDS encoding MFS transporter, with translation MAVRGAEGQRESGWRFLLRALAHRNYRLFFMGQSVSLVGTWLTRVATSWLVYRLSGSAWLLGVVMFCGQIPSLVLAPLAGVLVDRWNRHRLLVVTQVLAMLQSFALAVLALTGVIAVWHVGALCVVQGLINAFDVPGRQAFVVEMVEDRADLPNAIALNSSMFNVARLLGPSVAGGLIAWVGEGGCFLMDGFSYLAVIASLLAMRLTRTPRVEPHGEVWKELKEGFRYAYHFTPIRALLGMLAVMSVMGMSYTVLMPLMATRVLEGGPSTLGFLMAATGLGALGGAGYLASRRSVRGFGKTIVRTGALFGAGLVAFAVSRWVGVSLVLLVVVGFGMMVMMGASNTLLQTIVEERMRGRVMSFYAMALIGTAPFGSLLAGALAARIGAPATIGVGGVVCLGVAGWFGVKLPALREVVRPIYERLGIIPEVASGMREGASRMGPAKD, from the coding sequence ATGGCGGTGCGAGGAGCGGAAGGGCAGCGGGAGAGCGGGTGGAGGTTCCTGCTGAGGGCGCTGGCGCACCGCAACTACCGGCTCTTCTTCATGGGGCAGAGCGTGTCGCTGGTGGGGACGTGGCTGACGCGGGTGGCGACGAGCTGGCTGGTGTACCGGCTGAGCGGCTCGGCGTGGCTGCTGGGGGTGGTGATGTTCTGCGGGCAGATTCCGTCGCTGGTGCTGGCGCCCTTGGCGGGGGTGCTGGTGGACCGGTGGAACCGGCACCGGTTGCTGGTGGTGACGCAGGTGCTGGCGATGCTGCAGTCCTTCGCGCTGGCGGTGCTGGCGCTGACGGGCGTCATCGCGGTGTGGCACGTGGGGGCGCTGTGCGTGGTGCAGGGGTTGATCAACGCCTTCGACGTGCCGGGGCGGCAGGCCTTCGTGGTGGAGATGGTGGAGGACCGGGCGGATCTGCCGAACGCGATTGCGCTCAACTCCTCCATGTTCAACGTGGCGCGGCTGTTGGGCCCGTCGGTGGCGGGAGGGCTGATCGCCTGGGTGGGAGAGGGGGGGTGCTTCCTGATGGATGGCTTCAGCTACCTGGCGGTGATCGCCTCGCTGCTGGCGATGCGGCTGACGAGGACGCCGCGGGTGGAGCCGCACGGGGAGGTGTGGAAGGAGCTGAAGGAGGGCTTCCGGTACGCGTACCACTTCACGCCGATCCGGGCGCTGCTGGGGATGCTGGCGGTGATGAGCGTGATGGGGATGTCGTACACGGTGCTGATGCCGCTGATGGCGACGCGGGTGCTGGAGGGGGGCCCCTCGACGCTGGGGTTCCTGATGGCGGCCACGGGGCTGGGGGCGCTGGGAGGAGCGGGGTACCTGGCGTCGAGGAGGTCGGTGAGGGGATTCGGGAAGACGATCGTGCGGACGGGGGCGCTGTTCGGAGCGGGGCTGGTGGCGTTCGCGGTGTCGAGGTGGGTGGGGGTGTCGCTGGTGCTGCTGGTGGTGGTGGGCTTCGGGATGATGGTGATGATGGGGGCGAGCAACACGCTGCTGCAGACGATCGTCGAGGAGCGGATGAGGGGGAGGGTGATGAGCTTCTACGCGATGGCGCTGATTGGAACGGCGCCGTTCGGGAGCCTGCTGGCGGGGGCGTTGGCGGCGCGGATCGGAGCGCCGGCGACGATTGGAGTGGGAGGGGTGGTGTGCCTGGGAGTGGCGGGGTGGTTCGGGGTGAAGCTGCCGGCGCTGAGAGAGGTGGTGCGGCCCATCTACGAGCGATTGGGCATCATCCCCGAGGTGGCGAGCGGGATGCGCGAGGGCGCGAGCCGGATGGGCCCGGCGAAGGACTGA
- a CDS encoding universal stress protein: MNKIQRILVPVDFSETSKRALEYAHQFISRFDAKLDVLHVWRPSEYAGDEMVVLTRSEPELTLSTYLRNHADQQLSAFLENVPHSKQMLESGEPAHVIAKVAGEGGYDLIIMGTHGRTGLSHLMMGSVAEKVVRLAPCPVLTFRAPAEKK, translated from the coding sequence ATGAACAAGATTCAGCGAATCCTCGTACCGGTGGACTTCTCGGAGACGTCGAAGCGGGCGCTCGAGTACGCGCACCAGTTCATCAGCCGTTTCGATGCGAAGCTGGACGTGCTGCACGTGTGGCGCCCGTCCGAGTACGCGGGGGACGAGATGGTGGTGCTGACGCGCAGCGAGCCGGAGCTGACGTTGTCCACGTACCTGCGCAACCACGCGGACCAGCAGCTCTCGGCGTTCCTCGAGAACGTGCCGCACTCCAAGCAGATGTTGGAGTCGGGCGAGCCGGCGCACGTCATCGCGAAGGTGGCGGGCGAGGGCGGGTATGACCTCATCATCATGGGCACGCACGGGCGCACGGGCCTGTCGCACCTGATGATGGGCAGCGTGGCGGAGAAGGTGGTGCGGCTGGCGCCCTGCCCGGTGCTGACGTTCCGCGCGCCGGCGGAGAAGAAGTAG
- a CDS encoding amidase: protein MQELHFLPAHRLAALIRAREVSARELLDAHLAQVARHNARLNALITLDEERARERALQADEATARGESWGPLHGVPITIKDSFMTAGVRTTSSYKRLRHHIPSHDATVVARLKAAGGILLGKSNLPTLTLDLQTSGHLFGRASNPWDLSRTPGGSTGGGAAAVAAGMSPFEVGSDLGGSIRVPSHYCGVFGFKPTEHRVPISGHIPPLPGRPRGVRYEGAAGPLARSVEDLRLGLKLLAGPDDEDFDVPPLPVRDVPPREPRHYRIAWTDDFGGLPVTRETRAAMEKLARTLEGLGCRVERAAPKGINYDELWEVWGRVLGAEIGSEMPFLFRFAISVRFNAMRGEATLNRGVIRGMQIEMPEYIEALAIRDRFTGQVESFLSDWDAWLCPVSVGQAFTHRPSGEWIEVDEQRVPYMAGTAGFTSVFNLTGHPVVVLPLTQLVDSPLPLGIQVVGRRWLDEELLALSESLAHVTGSFRKPPGF, encoded by the coding sequence ATGCAGGAACTCCACTTCCTTCCGGCCCACCGCCTCGCGGCCCTGATACGCGCGCGCGAGGTGTCGGCCCGGGAACTGCTGGACGCCCACCTCGCCCAGGTGGCCCGGCACAACGCGCGCCTCAATGCCCTCATCACGCTCGACGAGGAGCGCGCCCGCGAGCGCGCCCTCCAGGCCGATGAGGCCACCGCCCGCGGCGAGTCCTGGGGGCCCCTGCATGGGGTGCCCATCACCATCAAGGACTCGTTCATGACGGCCGGGGTGCGCACCACCAGCAGCTACAAGCGGCTGCGCCACCACATCCCCTCGCACGACGCCACCGTCGTGGCCCGCCTCAAGGCCGCCGGCGGCATCCTCCTGGGCAAGTCGAACCTGCCCACCCTCACGTTGGACTTGCAGACGAGTGGGCACCTCTTCGGCCGCGCCAGCAACCCCTGGGATTTGTCGCGCACGCCCGGGGGCAGTACCGGCGGGGGCGCGGCCGCCGTCGCCGCGGGCATGTCCCCCTTCGAGGTGGGCAGCGACCTCGGCGGCTCCATCCGCGTCCCCTCGCACTACTGCGGGGTGTTCGGCTTCAAACCCACCGAGCACCGCGTCCCCATCTCCGGCCACATTCCGCCGCTGCCGGGCCGTCCTCGCGGCGTGCGCTACGAGGGCGCCGCCGGGCCGCTCGCCCGCTCCGTGGAGGACTTGCGGCTCGGGCTCAAGCTGCTCGCCGGGCCGGATGACGAGGACTTCGACGTGCCCCCGCTGCCCGTGCGCGACGTGCCCCCGCGCGAGCCGCGTCACTACCGCATCGCCTGGACGGATGATTTCGGCGGCCTGCCCGTCACCCGCGAGACGCGCGCCGCCATGGAGAAGCTCGCGCGGACCCTGGAGGGGCTCGGCTGCCGCGTGGAGCGCGCCGCTCCCAAGGGCATCAACTACGACGAGCTGTGGGAAGTGTGGGGCCGCGTGCTCGGCGCGGAGATCGGCTCCGAGATGCCCTTCCTCTTCCGCTTCGCCATCAGCGTCCGCTTCAACGCCATGCGCGGCGAGGCCACCCTCAACCGCGGCGTCATCCGCGGAATGCAGATCGAGATGCCCGAGTACATCGAAGCGCTCGCCATCCGCGACCGCTTCACCGGACAGGTCGAGTCCTTCCTGTCCGACTGGGATGCCTGGCTGTGCCCCGTCTCCGTCGGACAGGCCTTCACCCACCGGCCCAGCGGCGAGTGGATTGAAGTGGATGAGCAGCGCGTGCCCTATATGGCCGGTACGGCCGGGTTCACTTCCGTGTTCAACCTCACCGGCCACCCCGTCGTCGTGCTGCCCCTCACCCAGTTGGTGGATTCACCGCTCCCGCTGGGCATCCAGGTCGTCGGCCGCCGGTGGCTCGATGAGGAATTGCTCGCCCTCTCCGAGTCTCTTGCCCATGTGACCGGCTCGTTCCGCAAGCCTCCGGGATTCTGA